A window of the Fusarium poae strain DAOMC 252244 chromosome 3, whole genome shotgun sequence genome harbors these coding sequences:
- a CDS encoding hypothetical protein (BUSCO:10012at5125) — MPEMTTAHSNTHDAGSAPAAAPPQSILTSTSYDTPLSQTPPHHLQQTPSQSLALTHQQQQQQRSVKRPRPVKSCTECRKRKLRCDRLCPCSQCQKSNRTCKYAVDHDSANLSEGSDSEMPEPARPAKRNCNPSIFNSTTPLLSDSAYGPVRNGDATSAPSLEELSMRMERLERQLMARSPAVSEGSGGRLIAASSDTIRGLTVKQGALRTRYHGQNSPRVLLNLFDEAKEFMANNSNNNAVREVLLNFKRFHKALIDEYRKSLSPITVFVDSMMPVQKRMTDILPKKAVCDRLVASYVDTSETIYRIVHLPMFTEQYNLFWEGKIESEYFLPQLLSLCSIASRFETKSKGLGNERSEGVHIPTACALVRTWLDSLRGKQLVDFAVLQVEVLLVHAQRMITPRIQDSWTSLGSIVRMAMNMGLHRDPSEFEPRVPIYLGEMRRRLWFTILDMDLHISLASNLPCLVREGDFTCRPPRNLDDNELYPDMKELPPSKPIDVVTDNQMQVYAAMTLGVRMKVAHMLNRIDTIRDYQEIMDVGAKLERFLDDINYIFPRQGILSDSQKSKQWRSRVILDMHVRRPLLALYRPFAIGASDAPAQISRAYLRSSMVIMKYLDELDPMLAHFQDITEMYHQVLKKDIIQAALSVCFYIRSAVRPASDSSGLGSQALRMSPDSSDDFPIYNPENLVLWSPSRLVSTVEKTLDLLVRNISGRDTKDVVCLLVVLECVSKPEVKTEEVVQSLRMILDRCFRATNMSLDSVPMGPAGVIDGYQGDTYRHHVPFMYQRNSIGVPAALNDFDNWLLWEGWE; from the exons ATGCCCGAGATGACTACAGCGCACTCAAACACCCACGATGCAGGTAGCGCCCCTGCTGCGGCTCCTCCTCAGTCCATCTTGACCTCTACGTCTTACGACACGCCTTTGTCGCAGACGCCACCTCACCATCTACAGCAAACACCTTCGCAAAGTCTCGCGCTCACccatcaacagcagcagcagcaacggAGCGTCAAGAGGCCCAGACCAGTAAAGTCATGTACCGAGTGCCGAAAGCGTAAACTCCGATGCGATCGCCTTTGTCCATGCTCTCAGTGCCAGAAATCGAACCGAACATGCAAGTACGCTGTCGATCACGACTCCGCAAATCTGTCAGAGGGTTCCGACAGCGAGATGCCAGAACCCGCTCGGCCAGCCAAACGCAATTGCAACCCCAGCATATTTAATTCGACCACTCCGCTACTAAGTGACTCGGCATACGGTCCTGTTCGAAACGGGGACGCCACAAGCGCGCCATCGTTGGAAGAGTTGTCGATGCGCATGGAAAGGCTTGAGAGACAACTTATGGCCAGAAGTCCTGCGGTATCTGAGGGTAGTGGGGGCAGACTTATCGCTGCGTCTTCCGATACTATACGAGGCCTGACCGTCAAACAAGGAGCGTTGCGAACAAGATATCATGGCCAAAACAGCCCTCGCGTCTTGCTTAACTTG TTTGACGAAGCAAAGGAGTTCATGGCAAACAACTCCAATAACAATGCAGTACGCGAGGTTTTGCTAAACTTTAAGCGGTTTCACAAAGCTCTTATTGACGAATATCGAAAATCTTTGTCGCCAATCACTGTCTTTGTTGATTCAATGATGCCCGTACAAAAGCGAATGACTGACATTCTGCCAAAGAAAGCAGTATGCGACAGGCTAGTCGCATCATATGTTGACACTTCCGAAACAATCTATCGAATCGTTCATTTACCTATGTTCACTGAGCAGTACAACCTATTCTGGGAAGGCAAGATAGAATCCGAATATTTTCTCCCGCAACTACTCTCACTCTGCTCCATTGCGTCTCGGTTTGAAACGAAATCGAAAGGGCTTGGAAATGAGCGGTCTGAGGGCGTCCATATTCCAACAGCATGTGCTCTGGTGCGAACGTGGCTGGATAGCCTGAGGGGAAAGCAGTTGGTCGATTTTGCAGTGCTTCAGGTCGAGGTTCTTCTTGTACACGCACAGCGAATGATCACACCTCGGATACAGGACTCTTGGACATCGCTCGGCTCTATCGTGCGCATGGCCATGAATATGGGTCTTCACCGCGATCCTTCAGAATTCGAGCCACGGGTCCCCATCTACTTGGGTGAGATGCGCCGCCGACTATGGTTTACGATACTTGATATGGATCTTCACATCTCACTTGCCAGCAACTTGCCTTGTCTGGTTCGAGAAGGAGATTTCACCTGTCGACCGCCACGCAACCTCGATGACAATGAACTGTACCCAGATATGAAGGAGCTTCCACCATCAAAGCCTATCGATGTAGTCACCGACAATCAGATGCAGGTTTACGCCGCCATGACACTGGGGGTGCGGATGAAGGTAGCACACATGCTGAACCGGATCGACACAATTCGGGACTATCAAGAGATTATGGACGTTGGGGCTAAGCTCGAGCGCTTTCTTGACGATATCAACTACATCTTCCCTAGGCAAGGAATATTAAGCGATTCGCAGAAGAGCAAGCAGTGGAGGTCACGAGTCATCCTCGACATGCACGTGAGGCGACCGCTGCTTGCGCTCTATCGACCATTCGCGATAGGGGCATCTGACGCCCCGGCACAAATCTCCCGGGCTTATCTTCGGTCTTCAATGGTCATCATGAAGTACTTGGATGAACTAGATCCTATGCTTGCGCACTTCCAAGACATCACCGAAATGTACCACCAGGTGCTGAAGAAGGACATCATTCAGGCTGCGCTGAGTGTATGTTTCTATATTCGGTCAGCTGTGCGTCCGGCTTCTGATAGCTCAGGACTTGGTTCGCAAGCTTTACGCATGTCTCCCGATTCCTCAGACGACTTTCCCATTTATAACCCCGAGAACCTTGTGCTCTGGTCTCCTTCTCGACTCGTCAGTACCGTGGAGAAGACATTGGATCTTCTGGTTCGCAACATCAGTGGCCGGGATACCAAAGATGTGGTATGCCTGTTGGTTGTTCTGGAGTGTGTTTCCAAACCCGAGGTCAAGACTGAAGAGGTTGTACAAAGTCTTCGCATGATACTAGATCGCTGCTTTAGGGCTACCAACATGAGTCTCGACAGTGTTCCCATGGGCCCTGCCGGTGTTATCGATGGATACCAAGGGGATACATACAGACACCATGTGCCGTTTATGTATCAGCGGAATTCGATCGGAGTCCCAGCAGCCCTCAACGACTTTGACAATTGGCTGCTTTGGGAAGGATGGGAGTAA
- a CDS encoding hypothetical protein (BUSCO:59261at5125): MADTHTYEFDIAMSCGGCSGAIDRVLKKLEGVESYEVSLENQSAKVITALPYETVLQKIAKTGKTVKSAKADGVEQSVEVAA, translated from the exons ATGGCCGACACACACACCTACGAGTTTGACATTGCCATGAGCTGCGGCGGCTGCTCTGGCGCTATCGACCGCGtcctcaagaagctcgaGG GCGTCGAGAGCTACGAAGTCTCCCTCGAGAACCAGTCCGCCAAGGTCATCACCGCCCTCCCTTACGAGACCGTCCTCCAGAAGATCGCCAAGACCGGAAAGACTGTCAAGTCGGCCAAGGCGGATGGTGTCGAGCAATCGGTCGAGGTTGCTGCTTAA
- the ARP3 gene encoding Arp2/3 complex subunit, actin nucleation center (BUSCO:24722at5125) — protein sequence MANQTPAVVMDNGTGFSKLGFAGNDSPSFVFPTAIATKGPTGGAGGSGSGRPAVANKPSFLTGGAGAGGHLSGKRGTEDLDFFIGDEAIAASGGPGYGLHYPIRHGQIENWDHMERFWSNSIFKYLRVEPEDHYFLLTEPPLNPPENRENTAEIFFESFNCAGMYIAVQAVLALAASWTSSKVQDRSLTGTVIDSGDGVTHVIPVAEGYVIGSSIKSIPIAGRDITYFVQSLLRDRGEPDSSLKTAQEIKEEYCYVCPDIVKEFGKYDQDRTRFAKHVVSHPNGRQVSVDVGYERFLAPEIFFNPEIYSSDFLTPLPVVVDGVIQQSPIDVRRGLYKNIVLSGGSTLYKDFGRRLQRDIKQLVDARIRASEVRSGGARSGGLDVSVITHKRQRHGPWFGGSLLGQTPEFRSYCHTKAEYQEYGPSIVRRFALLGGPGGS from the exons ATGGCTAACCAAACTCCCGCCGTTGTCATGGACAA CGGCACGGGTTTCTCCAAGCTAG GTTTCGCCGGTAACGATTCGCCCTCATTCGTCTTCCCGACCGCGATTGCGACCAAGGGGCCAACTGGCGGAGCTGGTGGTTCTGGATCAGGACGACCGGCCGTTGCAAATAAGCCTTCTTTTCTTACCGGAGGtgctggagctggaggtCATCTGAGTGGAAAGCGAGGAACCGAGGATCTCGACTTCTTTATCGGTGACGAGGCGATAGCAGCTTCCGGAGGACCTG GATATGGACTTCACTATCCCATTCGACATGGTCAAATAGAGAACTGG GACCACATGGAACGATTCTGGTCAAACTCCATCTTCAAGTATCTCCGAGTCGAGCCTGAAGACCATTACTTCCTCCTTACCGAGCCC CCACTGAACCCGCCCGAGAACCGAGAGAACACCGCCGAAATCTTCTTCGAGTCCTTTAACTGTGCTGGAATGTACATTGCCGTCCAGGCTGTTCTTGCTCTGGCTGCTTCTTGGACATCTTCCAAGGTCCAGGATCGCTCGCTCACTGGAACAGTTATTGACTCTGGTGATGGTGTTACACACGTCATTCCCGTTGCTGAGGGTTATGTCATTGGCTCCTCCATCAAGTCAATCCCTATCGCTGGCCGAGACATCACCTACTTCGTTCAGTCTCTGCTGAGAGACCGTGGCGAGCCCGACTCttccctcaagaccgcccagGAAATCAAGGAGGAGTACTGCTACGTCTGTCCCGATATTGTCAAGGAATTCGGCAAGTACGACCAAGATCGCACTCGATTTGCCAAGCACGTCGTGTCGCACCCCAACGGCCGCCAGGTCAGCGTTGATGTCGGTTACGAGCGTTTCCTCGCCCCCGAGATCTTCTTCAACCCCGAGATTTACAGCTCCGATTTCTTGACCCCTCTCCCTGTGGTCGTCGATGGTGTTATTCAGCAGTCGCCTATTGATGTACGACGAGGTCTTTACAAGAACATTGTTCTTTCCGGAGGAAGCACGCTATACAAGGATTTCGGTCGCCGATTACAGCGAGACATTAAGCAGCTGGTGGACGCCAGAATTCGAGCTAGTGAGGTCCGTAGCGGTGGTGCTCGAAGTGGTGGCTTGGACGTGTCTGTTATCACTCATAAGCGACAGCGACACGGTCCTTGGTTTGGAGGCAGTCTCCTCGGTCAAACTCCCGAGTTCCGATCGTACTGTCATACCAAGGCAGAG TACCAAGAATATGGTCCCAGCATTGTGCGAAGATTCGCTCTGTTGGGTGGCCCCGGTGGCTCTTAA
- the ADH1_2 gene encoding alcohol dehydrogenase — protein MAAPQIPSQQWAQIFEKTAGPIEYKQIPVQKPGPDEVLVNVKFSGVCHTDLHAWQGDWPLDTKLPLVGGHEGAGVVVARGELVKDVKIGEKVGIKWLNGSCLSCSYCQNADESLCAEALLSGYTVDGSFQQYAIAKAIHVARIPEECDLESISPILCAGITVYKGIKESGVKAGQSLAIVGAGGGLGSIAVQYAKAMGIHAIAIDGGEEKEKMCLSLGAQTFIDFTKTKNIVADVKATTPDGLGPHAALLVAAAEKPFQQATQYIRSKGTVVCIGLPAGAQFSAPVFDTVVRMIQIKGSYVGNRADTAEAIDFFRRGLIKVPFKTVGLSELNDVFKLMKAGQVAGRYVVDTSR, from the exons ATGGCCGCTCCCCAGATTCCTTCCCAGCAGTGGGCTCAGATCTTCGAGAAGACCGCTGGTC CCATCGAGTACAAGCAGATTCCTGTTCAGAAGCCTGGCCCCGATGAGGTCCTCGTCAACGTCAAGTTCTCCGGTGTCTGCCACACTGATCTCCACGCCTGGCAGGGTGACTGGCCCCTCGACACCAAGCTGCCCCTTGTTGGTGGCCACGAGGGTGCCGGTGTTGTCGTCGCCCGCGGCGAGCTTGTCAAGGATGTCAAGATTGGCGAGAAGGTCGGTATCAAGTGGCTTAACGGTTCTTGCCTGAGCTGCTCTTACTGCCAAAACGCCGACGAGTCTCTCTGCGCTGAGGCTCTTCTCTCCGGTTACACCGTCGATGGTTCTTTCCAGCAATACGCTATCGCCAAGGCTATCCACGTTGCTCGCATTCCTGAGGAGTGTGACCTCGAGTCCATCTCCCCCATTCTTTGTGCCGGTATTACCGTCTACAAGGGTATCAAGGAGTCTGGTGTCAAGGCCGGCCAGTCTCTTGCTATTGTCGGTGCCGGTGGTGGTCTAGGTTCCATCGCTGTTCAGTACGCTAAGGCTATGGGTATTCACGCCATTGCCATTGATGGTggcgaggagaaggagaagatgtGCCTGTCTCTCGGTGCCCAAACCTTCATCGACttcaccaagaccaagaacatTGTTGCCGATGTCAAGGCTACTACCCCTGATGGTCTCGGCCCTCACGCTGCTCTTCTCGTCGCCGCTGCCGAGAAGCCCTTCCAACAGGCTACACAGTACATCCGATCTAAGGGTACTGTCGTCTGCATTGGTCTCCCTGCTGGTGCTCAGTTCTCTGCTCCCGTGTTCGACACTGTCGTTCGCATGATTCAGATCAAAGGATCATACGTCGGCAACCGTGCCGATACTGCTGAGGCCATCGACTTCTTCCGCCGTGGCCTCATCAAGGTTCCCTTCAAGACTGTCGGTCTCTCTGAGCTCAACGACGTCTTCAAGCTCATGAAGGCTGGCCAAGTTGCCGGTCGCTATGTCGTTGATACCAGCCGATAA